One window of the Micromonas commoda chromosome 9, complete sequence genome contains the following:
- a CDS encoding voltage-gated ion channel superfamily (potassium ion channel subfamily K), with the protein MGQNGHHGHQNGHSNGAIREPLAGQDGRSHGASHAPRHSSYPRKSRERGDGVAKRSDRAEVLDEEDRDFMRKISSLKKITIRLGSALGLVVAIASFYGAVISGFEGWKFEKALFLAFTVLSTIGYGNYAPDSEGARVFLAIFTLPGVVIFAYALAQLALVIIGIIKSLRRWLGLVQEVKPPHIGSRAKVLADTLRECDKDGDGTITLEEIESSTGKICAMLGMDVSKQTFKAQEEARAFIENAFNEADFDGSGDLDMLEAMCMLCDLVKMREIQQKEQNQRDQIKGAIYSLIPLIVIGALVFWSSQESWSALDAFYFTIISVSTVGLGDLTPSEGGVKVFWYVFMTLTLGLMASIIQTLGSLLGSISARENIAGNSGDGKRDNDASVRSGRRSREEVRVDMEGDTPEYILRL; encoded by the coding sequence ATGGGACAAAACGGTCACCATGGTCACCAGAATGGGCATTCTAACGGCGCGATTAGGGAACCCCTCGCGGGTCAGGACGGGAGGTCGCacggcgcgtcgcacgcccCCCGGCACAGTTCATACCCCCGAAAATCACGGGAGAGGGGGGATGGAGTCGCCAAACGTAGCGACCGTGCCGAGGttctcgacgaggaggaccgcGATTTCATGCGCAAGATCTCGAGCCTGAAAAAGATCACGATCCGGCTCGGCTCCGCGCTTGGTCTGGtggtcgccatcgcgtcgttctACGGGGCGGTCATCTCGGGGTTCGAGGGGTGGAAGTTTGAGAAGGCGCTCTTCCTGGCGTTCACGGTGCTGAGCACCATCGGCTACGGCAACTACGCGCCGGATAGCGAAGGGGCGCGGGTTTTCCTGGCGATATTTACGCTTCCGGGCGTGGTGATCTTCGcgtacgcgctcgcgcagctcgcgctggTCATCATCGGCATCATCAAGAGCCTCAGGCGGTGGCTCGGGCTCGTTCAGGAGGTCAAGCCCCCGCACATCGGCTCGCGGGCCAAGGTCCTCGCGGACACGCTGAGAGAGTGCGACAAAGACGGAGACGGGACCATCACGCTGGAGGAGATTGAGAGCTCTACTGGGAAGATATGTGCCATGCTCGGGATGGACGTGAGCAAGCAGACGTTCAaggcgcaggaggaggccaGGGCATTCATCGAGAATGCATTCAACGAGGCCGACTTCGACGGCAGTGGCGATTTGGACATGCTCGAGGCCATGTGCATGCTCTGCGACCTGGTGAAGATGCGGGAGATACAACAGAAGGAGCAGAACCAGCGGGACCAGATCAAGGGCGCCATTTACTCCCTGATACCGCtcatcgtcatcggcgcACTCGTGTTTTGGTCCTCGCAGGAGTCGTggtccgcgctcgacgccttTTACTTCACCATCATCTCCGTGTCAACCGTGGGTCTCGGAGACCTGACGCCCTCGGAGGGCGGGGTTAAGGTTTTCTGGTACGTGTTCATGACCCTCACGCTCGGCCTGATGGCCAGCATCATCCAGACGCTGGGTTCGCTGCTGGGTTCGATCTCCGCCAGGGAGAACATCGCGGGCAATTCGGGGGACGGCAAGCGCGACAACGACGCATCCGTCAGGAGCGGCAGGAGGAGCAGGGAGGAGGTGCGGGTGGACATGGAAGGGGATACCCCGGAGTACATCCTGAGGTTGTGA
- a CDS encoding predicted protein has protein sequence MAPTSPRAKKGGVAAPAGYGSIPSGPNAQADELGDGSFQQYLETFGMKMESDPYRLDIAKFILVSLIVAGNFVHPFAQLGNKVACVLENFVSIINVPAYVLLTGYMSATTNKTRRRYIIAHLLIPYLIVQSIYLALYIGLYWNNSFRSHPNGVDRKPGMFTDNWTPQPHFNGLSMMTPVMDNWYLLALVGWTMWRPYATELRRTVIVHVVFGCLIGFSPLERFMSIHRTIAMMPYFLFGHMLRRNKVFIPPAATNAMKAAAAFVLCVIFAGCVTAVYAFGWRSNGVWEQQISYHVTWETKFRWGPLIQLFAYLTTTITSVAFFALIPPASKAGVRDLSSSEGHKGEYQNIKEKDVVQIGGSKYTVGSPDDVEEELGAAGDPLLVRGRRKYDAAERDQIKPDELGGGKNWSAIYYLRVSKWGSRSLCPLIFNFLFMILLEVCTYYNDTWTRGNNSTWVTVHCVISLFLGFAVATALSTRPACMFFGWILCPPINNDWIFEDVDVATLEDPGTE, from the coding sequence ATGGCCCcgacctccccgcgcgcaAAGAAGGGTGGAGTCGCGGCCCCCGCGGGCTACGGTTCCATCCCTTCCGGCCCCAATGCTCAGGctgacgagctcggcgacggctcctTTCAGCAGTACCTCGAGACGTTCGGCATGAAGATGGAGAGCGACCCGTACCGCCTGGACATCGCCAAGTTCATCCTCGTGAGCCTGATCGTGGCGGGTAACTTCGTGCATCCCTTCGCGCAGCTGGGCAACAAGGTGGCGTGCGTCTTGGAGAACTTCGTCTCCATCATCAACGTCCCCGCGTACGTCTTGCTCACCGGCTACATGAGCGCCACCACGAACAAGACGCGCCGCAGGTACATAATCGCGCACCTTCTGATCCCGTACCTCATCGTGCAGTCCATCTACCTGGCGCTGTACATCGGACTCTACTGGAACAACAGCTTCAGGTCCCACCCCAACGGCGTGGACAGGAAGCCCGGCATGTTCACCGATAACTGGACCCCGCAGCCCCACTTCAACGGACTCTCCATGATGACCCCGGTCATGGACAACTGgtacctcctcgcgctcgtcggctgGACCATGTGGCGACCCTACGCCACCGAGCTCCGCCGCACCGTCATCGTGCACGTGGTTTTCGGCTGTCTCATCGGTTTCTCCCCGCTGGAGAGGTTCATGTCCATCCACCGCACCATCGCCATGATGCCCTACTTCCTCTTCGGGCACATGCTCCGAAGGAACAAGGTTTTCATCCCTCCGGCCGCGACCAACGCCAtgaaggctgcggcggcgttcgtccTGTGCGTCATTTTCGCGGGTTGCGTCACCGCGGTTTACGCCTTTGGCTGGCGCTCCAACGGCGTGTGGGAGCAGCAGATCTCCTACCACGTCACCTGGGAGACGAAGTTCAGGTGGGGTCCTCTCATTCAGCTCTTCGCCTACCTCACCACCACCATCACCTCCGTGGCGTTCTTCGCCTTGATTCCCCCCGCGTCCAAGGCGGGCGTGCGTGATCTTTCCTCCAGCGAAGGGCACAAGGGTGAGTACCAGAACatcaaggagaaggacgtGGTTCAGATCGGCGGGAGCAAGTACACGGTCGGTtcccccgacgacgtcgaggaagagctcggcgcggcgggcgacccGCTTCTGGTGCGGGGCCGCCGCAAgtacgacgcggccgagcgcGATCAGATCAAGCCGGACGAGCTGGGTGGGGGCAAGAACTGGAGCGCGATCTATTACCTGCGCGTCTCCAAGTGGGGCTCCAGGTCCCTGTGCCCGCTCATCTTCAACTTCCTCTTCATGATCCTCCTCGAGGTTTGCACCTACTACAACGACACCTGGACCCGCGGGAACAACTCCACCTGGGTCACCGTGCACTGCGTCATCTCCCTGTTCCTcggcttcgccgtcgccaccgcgctttCCACCAGGCCCGCGTGCATGTTCTTCGGTTGGATCCTGTGCCCCCCGATCAACAACGATTGGATCTTTGAGGATgtggacgtcgcgacgctcgaggaCCCGGGAACCGAGTGA
- a CDS encoding predicted protein — protein sequence MSSKEDLESEVQRLLAMNTKTVDSKTESVKSPLKKENKKKGKSGAGDEKTPLLNDGGEKKGWGISCGNPFTGCFSACSGCVSSIQAVLGVYGSWIAGVVLVVLAVYLCLTFLIVPSGGGSTKVKLAFEKDPATQWAAMASAAYRPIDSIADWTCEPCQSADVKPRDVITQTIPEADGLFYTSVVKTDSHPKGVLVLVLRGTMLESAATWTSDLDFFYTKTKGIGENTDGKFGHKASVSWLPKELDVHPGFFKLYEMYQKKVIRLMAESTFILKNQEFPVIVVGHSLGGALATYAAYDLYASGFNVQEVWTFGSPRVGSEEFASAYANVLGHRTWRVVNNNDKIPHVPHYPMYHHVPAELWCKSDNGSCNKYEHGDGTGEDWSLSGHYHFAGMPIKSLVDHNRAMGIPFDGAPKFQEDALLTTFKSGAFTASFDIIAGPFPDECAARDDKDKCEKAKKEFTDTKQRAIDWATTNEQNALKKIMYVAPPHPPPPSPPSPPPGQLTFDGVKPGFEPELEDAVNKFGDDIQGAERRR from the coding sequence ATGTCCAGCAAGGAAGATCTCGAGTCTGAGGTCCAGCGGCTCTTGGCCATGAACACCAAGACCGTGGATTCCAAGACCGAGAGCGTGAAATCCCCGTTGAAAAAGGAgaacaagaagaagggcaaatccggggcgggcgacgagaaGACTCCGCTGCTtaacgacggcggcgagaagaagGGCTGGGGTATTTCGTGCGGAAACCCCTTCACCGGATGCTTCTCCGCGTGCTCCGGCTGCGTGTCATCGATCCAGGCGGTGCTCGGTGTGTACGGCTCGTGGATCGCCGGCGTGGTCCTCGTGGTCCTCGCCGTGTACCTCTGTCTCACCTTCCTCATCGTcccgtcgggcggcggcagcaccAAGGTGAAGCTCGCCTTCGAGAAGGACCCCGCGACGCAGTGGGCCGCaatggcgtccgccgcgtacaGGCCCATCGATTCCATCGCCGACTGGACGTGCGAGCCGTGCCAGTCCGCCGACGTCAAGCCCAGGGACGTCATCACGCAGACCATCCCGGAAGCCGACGGACTGTTCTACACTTCCGTCGTCAAGACCGACAGCCACCCCAAGGGCGTCCTGGTCCTGGTCCTGCGCGGCACCATGCTcgagtccgccgcgacgtggacCTCCGACCTCGACTTCTTCTACACCAAGACGAAGGGCATCGGCGAAAACACCGACGGCAAATTCGGCCACAAGGCGTCCGTCTCTTGGCTCcccaaggagctcgacgtgCACCCCGGCTTCTTCAAGCTGTACGAGATGTACCAGAAGAAGGTCATCCGTCTCATGGCGGAGAGCACCTTCATCCTGAAGAACCAGGAGTtccccgtcatcgtcgtcggtcactccctcggcggcgcgctcgccacctACGCCGCGTACGACCTCTACGCGTCTGGTTTCAACGTCCAGGAGGTGTGGACCTTCGGGTCCCCGCGCGTGGGTTCCGAGgagttcgcgtccgcgtacgCCAACGTCCTCGGCCACCGCACGTGGCGCGTCGTTAACAACAACGACAAGATCCCCCACGTGCCCCACTACCCCATGTACcaccacgtccccgccgagcTCTGGTGCAAGAGCGACAACGGCTCCTGCAACAAGTACGaacacggcgacgggacgggcGAGGACTGGTCCCTCTCCGGCCACTACCACTTCGCGGGCATGCCCATCAAGTCTCTCGTCGACCACAACCGCGCGATGGGCATCCCCTTCGACGGTGCCCCCAAGTTCCAGGAGGATGCGCTGCTCACCACTTTCAAGAgcggcgcgttcaccgcgtcctTCGACATCATCGCCGGACCGTTCCCTGACGAgtgcgccgcccgcgacgacaaggacaagtgcgagaaggccaagaaggagtTCACCGACACCAAGCAGCGCGCGATCGATTGGGCCACGACGAATGAGCAGAACGCGCTGAAGAAGATTATgtacgtcgcgccgccgcacccgccgccgccgtcgccgccgagccctcCCCCCGGTCAGCTGACATTCGACGGCGTGAAGCCGGGGTTCGAGCCGGAGCTggaggacgcggtgaacAAGTTTGGGGATGATATCCAGGGGGCGGAGAGACGGAGGTAA
- a CDS encoding RNA helicase (Predicted protein with similarity to RNA-dependent RNA polymerases. ChromDB ID: RHEL20101), whose translation MLDALNPEQRKVVTDVLDGTAAAVASRRARIGPPYCVLGPPGTGKTLTVVSAAAAVLESDPNARILLCAPAAFAADVLCSRLADASLLHADQTANSRCFTHIFIDEAGQATVPESLVPLRLVTLNCKAVVLAGDPMQLGPVVHSGVAARGSADGILRSGLMTSLLEQAAAHHAHPQARATVQARCMRLVRNYRSHKDIIDLPSKLFYRNSLVACVDDSANSKPPPRLARVLFYGVRGRQAREGSGEAPSFFNAVEAQELVNLVETWLSRGGGGSNDDDADDDGLKVSDVGVVAPYRSQVIRVRNLLRARNLGAVRVGTVDDYQGQEEKVMFISTVVAGEASVAGLALGFLACPRRFNVAISRARALNVVVGHPVALTHWPHWHSLLQHCYSRGAFLGSGSEFIPRLGGGRENVDPALDSVVGDVEPDDEADFEELKRAVDRMAEMSLLGGGDDMWPDDGDMMASAFQEDREWRVAL comes from the exons atgctcgacgcgctgaacCCCGAGCAGAGGAAGGTGGTCACGGACGTgctcgacggcaccgccgcggccgtcgccagtcgccgtgcgcgcatCGGGCCTCCGTACTGCGTGCTGGGTCCTCCGGGCACGGGAAAGACGTTGACGGtggtctcggcggcggcggcggtgctaGAGTCGGATCCGAACGCGAGAATCCTGCTCTGCGCCCcggccgcgttcgcggcggatgTCCTGTGCAGTCGACTGGCCGA cgccagcCTGTTGCACGCGGACCAAACCGCAAACTCGAGGTGTTTCACGCACATCTTCATCGACGAGGCTGGGCAGGCGACCGTGCCCGAGTCCCTCGTGCCCCTTCGTCTGGTCACGCTGAATTGTAAGGCGGTGGTGTTGGCGGGTGACCCTATGCAGCTCGGGCCGGTGGTTCACAGCGGGGTCGCGGCTCGGGGATCCGCCGACGGAATACTTCGCAGCGGACTGATGACCTCGCTgctggagcaggcggcggcgcatcaCGCCCACccgcaggcgcgcgcgaccgttCAAGCTCGGTGCATGCGGCTCGTCCGCAACTACAGGTCGCACAAAGACATCATCGACCTGCCGAGTAAGCTGTTCTATCGCAACTCCTTGGTGGCGTGCGTGGACGATTCGGCC AACTCGAAACCCCCGCCGAGACTGGCGAGGGTTCTCTTCTacggcgttcgcgggcgaCAGGCGCGGGAGGGCAGCGGCGAGGCTCCCTCCTTCTTCAACGCGGTCGAGGCCCAGGAGCTGGTGAACCTGGTGGAAACGTGGCtgagccgaggaggaggaggctcgaacgacgacgacgcggacgacgacgggctcaAGGTTTCCGAcgtgggcgtcgtcgctccgtACCGGTCGCAGGTTATTCGCGTGCGCAACCTGCTCAGAGCCAGAAACCTCGGAGCCGTCCGGGTCGGGACGGTGGACGACTACCAGGGCCAGGAGGAGAAGGTGATGTTCATCAGCACGGTGGt cgccggggaggcgtcggtggcgggcctcgcgctcggcttTTTGGCGTGTCCCCGCCGGTTCAACGTCGCGATATCCCGCGCCAGGGCGCTGAACGTGGTGGTCGGTCACCCCGTGGCGCTCACGCACTGGCCGCACTGGCACTCGCTCCTGCAGCACTGCTACAGTCGGGGCGCCTTCCTCGGGAGCGGATCGGAGTTCATAccgaggctcggcggcggccgggagAACGTGGACCCGGCGTTGgactccgtcgtcggcgacgtcgagcccgacgacgaggccgactTCGAGGAACTGAAGCGGGCGGTGGACAGGATGGCGGAGATGAGCTTGTTGGGGGGCGGGGATGACATGTGgccggacgacggcgacatgatggcgagcgcgttccAGGAGGACCGCGAGTGGCGCGTGGCCCTGtag
- a CDS encoding predicted protein has product MFGAPATPATPAFGGFGAPASPAPAAGGGLFGAPASPAPAAGGGLFGAPASPTPAGGGLFGAPAASTPASGGGLFGAPAASTPTAGGGGLFGASVPASTPAAGGGLFGASQPAAGGGLFGASQPAAGGGLFGASQPAAGGGLFGASAPAAGGGLFGASAPAAGGGLFGASAPAAGGGLFGSAAPSTGGGLFGASSAPSTGGGLFGAASAPGLSTGGGLFGASSQPAGAAATGGGLFGGTAPALGGGGLFSGQPGNALALAQPQASFLSTTNGQPVRHYTQWGELTPQSQQQLKQLEAMIIAAREDSKLLDGVERLAEYQPPKKGSSAVGNKKGEVARPSPGANGKLTKGEIQRRDLERAAKATANRLKLLETQLWSDNDRLTGLTEAVVECLRDTEHAQARLQRLKDAHAADDLARSHALAHPNQPPPPAAAPVYLPAPRRPSPYLEKTVERLYATAEGFERGTLEMEHNLRTTGRVLGAGGGGAGHGLEALTAALHGHASSFPAIGSGGGGEDGLEKFDGGVAALKALRASRTGGPAEHRSAVEAARRYFNKVGGDLAKLHERVSRAKAAHLAKLREKGDHRDPFAEAEKEEEEARRLAELAERPEAAMALPAPGAPGQPLALPAPATGGGLSLTTPGGTSLFGAPAAGGGLFGGASASATGGGLFGASQPATGGGLFGGASQPATGGGLFGGASQPATGGGLFGGASQPATGGGLFGAASTPATGGGLLGGAASTPAAGGGLFGAPQPAAAGGLFGAPQPAAGGGLFGAPASTPAGGGGLFGAPAASTPAAGGGGLFGASVPASTPAAGGSGLFGSPAPATPSFGAAATPSFGGAAPAAAGGGGLFGSPAPAAGGFGAGAFGSPAPGGTVRRSARRR; this is encoded by the exons AtgttcggcgcgcccgcgaccccCGCGACCCCCGCGTTCG gcggcttcggcgcgcccgcgagccccgcgcccgcggcgggaggaggtcTCTTCGGCGCGCCAGCGAGCCCGGCCCcagccgccggcggaggGCTGTTCGGCGCTCCCGCCagcccgacgcccgcgggcggcggtctgTTCggtgcgccggcggcgtcgaccccggcgagcggcggcggtctgtTCGgtgcaccggcggcgtcgactcccacggcgggcggcggcggtctgtTCGGCGCCTCCGTGCCCGCGTCgactcccgcggcgggcggtggaTTGTTCGGAGCCTCCCAACctgcggcgggaggcggtcTGTTCGGTGCCTCCCAACCTGCGGCGGGCGGTGGATTGTTCGGTGCctcgcagccggcggcgggcggcggtctgTTCGGTGCgtccgcacccgcggcgggcggcggtctcTTTGGCGCgtccgcacccgcggcgggcggcggtctcTTTGGCGCgtccgcacccgcggcgggcggcggcctctTCGGCTCCGCTgcgccgtcgacgggcggcggcctcttcggtgcgtcgtcggcgccgtcgacgggcggcggcctgttcggcgcagcctccgccccgGGTCTATCGACGGGCGGGGGTCTGTTTGGCGCGTCATCGCagcccgcgggggcggcggcgacgggcgggggtcTGTTTGGCGGTACCGCTcctgcgctcggcggcggcggcctcttTAGCGGTCAGCCCGGCAACGCGTTAGCCCTCGCGCAGCCCCAGGCTTCGTTCCTGAGCACCACCAACGGCCAGCCGGTGCGCCACTACACGCAGTGGGGCGAGCTGACGCCGCAGTCGCAGCAGCAGCTCAAACAGCTGGAGGCTATGATCAtagccgcgagggaggactCTAAGCTGTTGGACGGCGTGGAGAGGTTGGCCGAGTACCAGCCCCCGAAGAAGggttcgtcggcggtgggTAATAAGAAAGGGGAGGTGGCCCggccgtcgcccggcgccaaCGGTAAGCTCACGAAGGGCGAGATCCAGCGGCGGGATCTGGAAcgggcggcgaaggccacGGCCAACAGGCTGAAGCTGCTCGAGACGCAGCTGTGGAGCGATAACGACCGGCTGACCGGGTTGACCGAGGCGGTGGTCGAGTGCCTCCGAGACACCGAGCACGCGCAGGCCCGGCTTCAACGACTCAAGGatgcgcacgcggcggatgaTCTGGCCAggtcgcacgcgctcgcgcacccgAACCAgccccccccgccggcggcggcgcccgtgtACCtgcccgccccgcgtcgacccTCGCCCTACCTCGAAAAAACCGTCGAGCGGCTctacgccaccgcggagggcTTCGAACGCGGGACGCTGGAGATGGAGCACAACCTTCGCACGACGGGCAGGGTgttgggcgcggggggaggggGCGCGGGCCACGGTCTGGAGGctctcaccgcggcgctgcacggccacgcgtcgtcgtttccCGCAATCGGatcaggcggcggcggcgaggatgggtTGGAAAAGtttgacggcggcgtcgcggcgctcaaggcgctccGAGCGTCACGAACCGGCGGACCCGCCGAGCACAggtcggcggtggaggcggcgaggaggtacTTCAACAAGGTTGGCGGAGACCTGGCCAAGCTGCACGAGCGGGTGTCGAGGGCCAAGGCTGCGCACCTCGCCAAGCTGAGGGAGAAGGGCGACCACAGAGATCCCTTCGCGGAGGCTgaaaaggaggaggaggaagcgaGGCGGCTCGCGGAATTGGCGGAGCgacccgaggcggcgatggccctccccgcgcccggcgcgcccggtcAGCCGCTCGCcctcccggcgcccgcgacgggcggggggcTGAGCCTCACCACTCCCGGGGGCACGAGCCTCTttggcgcccccgcggcgggcggcggcctgtttggcggggcgtcggcgtcggcaacCGGAGGCGGTCTGTTCGGTGCCTCGCAGCCGGCAACTGGAGGCGGTCTGTTCGGCGGTGCCTCGCAGCCGGCAACCGGAGGCGGTCTGTTCGGCGGTGCCTCGCAGCCGGCAACCGGAGGCGGTCTGTTCGGCGGTGCCTCGCAGCCGGCAACTGGAGGCGGCCTGTTCGGCGCAGCTtccaccccggcgacgggcgggggtctgctcggcggcgcagcctccaccccggcggcgggcggcggtctgTTCGGCGCACCCCAACCAGCGGCGGCCGGCGGTCTGTTCGGCGCACCCCAACcagcggcgggcggcggtctgTTCGgtgcgcccgcgtcgaccccggcgggcggcggagggttGTTCggcgcaccggcggcgtcgactcccgcggcgggcggcggcggtctgtTCGGCGCCTCCGTGCCCGCGTCgactcccgcggcgggcggctccGGTCTCTTTggttccccggcgccggcgactcCCTCGTttggcgcggccgcgactcCGTCGtttggcggcgcggcgccggcggcggcggggggcgggggtcTCTTCGGaagccccgcgcccgcggcgggaggtttcggcgcgggcgcgtttgGAAGTCCGGCGCCGGGTGGCACCGTCAGGCGGTCGGCTCGAAGGAGGTGA